Proteins co-encoded in one Haloarcula sp. DT43 genomic window:
- the sufD gene encoding Fe-S cluster assembly protein SufD — translation MSTQVHANLTESQVEQISDDLGEPEWLLETRKEALAALDDLDMPEVIRTPGRTWTNLDALDYESLVDPLEYAQDKDRVDAEGVEVLSWSEALDEHADLVEEHFGSVVDPQRDYLTALSTALFSAGTVVYVPEGVDAEDVKIRTTMNSQSLFNYTLVLAEESSSVTILERQGTGETTDGDQYYSGIVEVVAEENAYVQYGALQNLSEETYNFQVKRGHADTYATVNWIDGNIGSRLTKSSVETRLLGDASESQILGAFFGHEDQHFDIGSRVWHEAEHTVADLVTRGVLDDEARSVYEGVQDVGREAWDTSSYQRENTLMLSDESEADASPKLIINNHDTEASHSATVGQVDEEDMFYMTSRGVNPEAAKNMLVEGFFVPVLEEVQVDELREDLDQLIYERLRE, via the coding sequence ATGAGCACGCAGGTACACGCCAATCTCACAGAGTCCCAGGTGGAACAGATTTCAGACGACCTCGGCGAGCCCGAGTGGCTGCTGGAGACGCGCAAGGAGGCGCTCGCGGCGCTGGACGACCTCGACATGCCGGAGGTCATCCGGACGCCGGGTCGCACCTGGACGAACCTCGACGCGCTCGACTACGAGTCGCTGGTCGACCCGCTCGAGTACGCACAGGACAAGGACCGCGTCGACGCCGAGGGCGTCGAGGTGCTGTCCTGGAGCGAGGCGCTCGACGAGCACGCGGACCTCGTCGAGGAGCACTTCGGCAGCGTCGTCGACCCGCAGCGGGACTACCTCACCGCGCTGTCGACGGCCCTGTTCTCCGCCGGGACGGTCGTCTACGTCCCCGAGGGCGTCGACGCCGAGGACGTGAAGATTCGGACGACGATGAACAGCCAGTCGCTGTTCAACTACACGCTCGTCCTCGCCGAGGAGTCCTCGTCGGTGACGATTCTGGAACGCCAGGGGACCGGCGAGACGACCGACGGCGACCAGTACTACTCCGGTATCGTCGAGGTCGTCGCCGAGGAGAACGCCTACGTCCAGTACGGCGCGCTCCAGAACCTCTCGGAGGAGACCTACAACTTCCAAGTCAAGCGCGGCCACGCCGACACCTACGCCACCGTCAACTGGATCGACGGCAACATCGGCTCCCGCCTGACCAAGTCCAGCGTCGAGACCCGGCTGCTGGGTGACGCCTCCGAGTCACAGATTCTCGGCGCGTTCTTCGGTCACGAGGACCAGCACTTCGACATCGGGTCGCGGGTCTGGCACGAGGCCGAACACACCGTCGCCGACCTCGTCACTCGCGGCGTCCTCGACGACGAGGCCCGCTCGGTGTACGAGGGGGTCCAGGACGTGGGTCGAGAGGCCTGGGACACCAGCTCCTACCAGCGTGAGAACACGCTCATGCTCTCCGACGAGTCCGAGGCCGACGCGTCGCCGAAGCTCATCATCAACAATCACGACACCGAGGCCTCCCACTCTGCGACGGTCGGGCAGGTCGACGAAGAGGACATGTTCTACATGACCTCCCGTGGCGTCAACCCCGAGGCGGCGAAGAACATGCTCGTCGAGGGCTTCTTCGTCCCCGTGCTCGAAGAGGTGCAGGTCGACGAACTCCGCGAGGACCTCGACCAGCTCATCTACGAGCGGCTTCGGGAGTAG
- a CDS encoding ferritin-like domain-containing protein: MSLTQPVASDHQLARLLQIGIVLEEVVEARAAKHAEETNAEHEQAVLDLLEHAETESADHRRRLEALIDDLEADTVPFEEIEMLVEAQYEADEDFDGVLYDQLCNEETAYKFYDDLIEAIEASDVTFTIDRERLLDVLSDIREEEAEGVEEVTDLMEDYQ; encoded by the coding sequence GTGAGCCTTACACAGCCGGTCGCGTCCGACCATCAACTCGCCCGGCTGCTGCAAATCGGCATCGTCCTCGAAGAAGTCGTCGAGGCACGGGCGGCGAAACACGCCGAGGAGACGAACGCCGAACACGAGCAGGCGGTGCTTGACCTCCTCGAACACGCCGAGACGGAGTCGGCCGACCACCGACGCCGGCTGGAGGCGCTCATCGACGACCTCGAAGCGGACACCGTCCCGTTCGAGGAGATAGAGATGCTGGTCGAGGCCCAGTACGAGGCCGACGAGGACTTCGACGGCGTGCTGTACGACCAGCTCTGTAACGAGGAGACCGCGTACAAGTTCTACGACGACCTCATCGAGGCAATCGAGGCGTCCGACGTGACGTTCACTATCGACCGCGAGCGACTGCTCGACGTGCTGTCGGACATCCGCGAGGAGGAGGCTGAGGGCGTCGAAGAAGTGACCGACCTGATGGAGGACTACCAATGA
- a CDS encoding metal-dependent transcriptional regulator, whose translation MNTQAQYLKAIYLTQQQADGPASTGDVADMLDVSPASANEMIGKLENRGLLNHEKYKGVDLTDDGIAQAREALQNYCIIERFLIEVLEVEEFRTEAKQLEGVIDETVAERLDTIIDRKPQCPDCFDPEGDVCGLLEVEAEVTSD comes from the coding sequence ATGAACACCCAGGCCCAGTACCTGAAAGCGATATATCTCACACAGCAGCAAGCGGACGGTCCGGCGTCCACCGGCGACGTGGCCGACATGCTCGACGTCAGCCCGGCCAGCGCCAACGAGATGATCGGGAAACTCGAAAACCGGGGGCTGCTGAACCACGAGAAGTACAAGGGCGTCGACCTCACGGACGACGGCATCGCACAGGCCCGCGAGGCCCTCCAGAACTACTGCATCATCGAGCGGTTCCTCATCGAGGTGCTCGAAGTCGAGGAGTTCCGGACCGAGGCGAAGCAACTGGAGGGGGTCATCGACGAGACGGTCGCCGAGCGCCTCGATACGATTATCGACCGCAAACCGCAGTGCCCGGACTGTTTCGACCCCGAGGGCGACGTCTGTGGTTTGCTGGAAGTCGAGGCGGAAGTCACCAGCGACTGA
- a CDS encoding GNAT family N-acetyltransferase — MQIREAVPSDRPAIRDVARRSLEASYSLGPSAITSAIEEWYDEERLEEILDEGTDRLILVAEQGGQVVGLSESVLSGDSIGTILWLHVDPAYRGEGVGSALFDETHRELHDRGAETLQGRVLADNVEGNSFYEDRGFKRAGTGEVDVAGRTYVENLYTDAEELGREPITDDGRTVYVDHNNHESGSMAPFHVVHVAEEGSDRYGYFCSNCETLANAMDSMGRIECDNCGNVRKPMRWDAAYL; from the coding sequence ATGCAAATCAGGGAGGCAGTGCCGTCGGACCGGCCGGCAATCCGTGACGTGGCGCGTCGCTCGCTGGAAGCGTCGTATTCGCTGGGGCCGAGCGCCATTACGAGTGCCATCGAGGAGTGGTACGACGAGGAGCGACTCGAAGAGATACTCGACGAGGGGACCGACCGACTGATTCTCGTCGCCGAACAGGGCGGACAGGTGGTCGGCCTCTCCGAGAGCGTCCTCTCGGGCGACAGCATCGGGACGATTCTCTGGCTGCACGTCGACCCGGCGTACCGCGGCGAGGGTGTCGGGTCGGCACTGTTCGACGAGACGCACCGGGAACTCCACGACCGCGGGGCCGAGACGCTCCAGGGGCGCGTGCTGGCCGACAACGTCGAGGGTAACAGTTTCTACGAGGACCGCGGCTTCAAGCGCGCCGGGACGGGCGAGGTCGACGTCGCCGGGCGGACCTACGTCGAGAACCTCTATACCGACGCGGAGGAACTCGGCCGCGAACCGATAACAGACGACGGCCGGACGGTGTACGTCGACCACAACAACCACGAGTCAGGGTCGATGGCCCCGTTCCACGTCGTTCACGTCGCGGAGGAGGGCAGTGACCGGTACGGCTACTTCTGCAGCAACTGCGAGACACTGGCGAACGCGATGGACTCGATGGGCCGCATCGAGTGCGACAACTGCGGGAACGTCCGCAAGCCGATGCGCTGGGACGCCGCCTACCTCTAG
- a CDS encoding HD domain-containing protein, with translation MGVEIRESPVSADAFEDMKEFVHDYLAASVENEEEGGRMRWYPWHSAEYRFNHILNVVDIATTIARKEGANVDVTRVAALFHDIAKLEAEQDLHAEAGARIAREYLTAHGDYPESFVEQVCSAVEAHSYQGPLSDLPLEVQCLIEADILDKVGANGTALMLLRMGYESRTHMDAAEMVDRVIERGEDARDRVESDTAESIVHQRLKRTRWFQEWLTMEVAEMAVEDDLDDVATGMGDS, from the coding sequence GTGGGCGTCGAGATTAGGGAGTCACCTGTCTCGGCCGACGCGTTCGAGGACATGAAGGAGTTCGTCCACGACTACCTCGCGGCGAGCGTCGAAAACGAAGAAGAGGGCGGTCGGATGCGCTGGTACCCGTGGCACTCCGCGGAATACCGCTTCAACCACATCCTCAACGTCGTCGACATCGCGACGACAATCGCCCGCAAGGAAGGCGCGAACGTTGACGTGACACGCGTGGCGGCGCTGTTTCACGACATCGCGAAACTGGAAGCCGAGCAGGACCTCCACGCGGAGGCAGGCGCTCGGATAGCCCGCGAGTACCTGACGGCACACGGTGACTACCCCGAATCGTTCGTCGAACAGGTCTGTTCCGCCGTCGAGGCCCACTCCTACCAGGGGCCGCTGAGCGACTTGCCCCTGGAAGTCCAGTGTCTCATCGAGGCGGACATCCTGGACAAGGTCGGCGCGAACGGGACCGCCCTGATGCTGTTGCGCATGGGCTACGAGTCCCGAACCCACATGGACGCGGCCGAGATGGTCGACCGCGTCATCGAGCGCGGCGAGGACGCCCGCGACCGCGTCGAGAGCGACACGGCCGAATCCATCGTCCACCAGCGGCTCAAGCGGACCCGCTGGTTCCAGGAGTGGCTGACGATGGAGGTCGCCGAGATGGCCGTCGAGGACGACCTCGACGACGTGGCGACCGGGATGGGCGACTCATAG